The Candidatus Methanoperedens sp. region GTGCCAATACGCTTTGAGACTTCCTTTACTTTTTTTCCATTTTCCAGCAGCACTACGCCGATAGCCATCGGTCCCGGGTTACCCCTGCACGCCCCGTCAAAGAATAGAACGCATCCCATAAATTGTTCAACAATATTCTATAATAAATAGGAGATTTAGCTATGCGATATGCGCTAGATGACTACAAATTTGCTTTAGCCATATTTTTTCTTTAAATATTGCTTAATTTCAGGATCCCATTCGGCTTTTAAGGCGCTTTCTGTTAGATTATCTATAGTTATAGAATTTATCTTAATGCCACTTAATTTGGTCTTTTCATCAAAAGTGGCATACTTGAGATTTGCATTTCTGATATCCGCATTACTTAAGTCAGCACCCTCTAAATTAGCTGACATCAAGCCAGCATTATAAAGATCTGCATTCTCTAATTTTGCACTTTTTAAATTAGCCCTGAAAAGTATAGCATCCCTCAAGATTGCTCCCTGAAGTTGGGCATCTTGCAGATTTGCGTACCATAATTCAGCATTTCTTAAATCAGCATTAATTAATATAGCATCTTTTAAATTTGCATCACGAAGTTTTGCCCGTACTAGTTTAGCATCTGTCAGATTTCCATTACTTAGATTAGCTACAGTCAAATTAGCATTTCGCAGATTAGCTTTGCTTAAATCAGCCTTACTTAAGTCTGCGCCTCGCATATTCGCATCAGGTAGATCAATCCCTACTAAATAAGATTCATGTAAATCGATGCCTACTAATCCTTCTTTTATTTTAGCCTTTTCTTTTATAATATCCAAAGGTTTTTGCTCAAACTCTGCTAAATAATCAGCAAGGGAAACAAAACCTTTTATCTTTCCTTCTTCTATAACTATTAATCCAGGAAGCTCATACAGGTCTGAAATTATTTTACTGATTTCTTCATCAATCGATACGGTCTTAACTTTTTCAAAAATTTCTTTTTTTTCATCGTATGCCTGTTTGAGGGTGATATTCGGATCTAATAGCCTTAGCTTCCAGGAAGATACGACCCAAAAATTTCCTGTTTCATCATGTACCATTATTTTCTCGACACGTATATTTTTTGCTTCTTCTAAAGTTGCCTGAACTGAATCATTTAAATTAACTGAAACCAATTTTTCAGCCAGTATATCTCCTACTCGATTGTTCATATCTATAAATTCCTCTTTAATTCGCCCTTTAATTCCAACAATTTATTTTTGGTTTCTTCATCTACTGATTCAGCTATTATTTCATTCAATCCAGCAATTGCTTCGTTCATCTTGATTTCTAATCTAGCGTATTTTATAAAATTCTCCTCTAAGATTTTGTCTTTTTTGTTGAGTTTCTTCTTGCATTCTATAATCTCTTTTTCAGAAGAGATTTGCCCAGATTTTTCTATGGCGACCTTTTTGATTAATAAAGGAAATAATATCTTTAAATAGGGATTAATCATCTCGCCTCTTTCTTTTATTTCGTCCTCGATTTTTTTTATTTGCGCATCTCTTTCTTTCTCAAGCTCCCCTTTCTTTTCTTCCGTAACAGAAGATAAAGAAATCTGGATAGCCAACTTTCTCAACTTTGGAAATATATCGTCTTCTATATTTGTATAGGAGTTTTGTATTTTTGTTTTAAGCTGATCATTTTTAATGAGGAAGTCATCTGGACTTAGGTCTCCCTGTTCTTTCATCTGCATATTATCTTTTAAACTATGATTAGCCACTTTAATTTTATCAACATTATCACGGAATCTGCGGTAGAGCTCATTGAACTTCATGTAAATTGGCCTCAATGCCTCCAATTTTGTACTTTCTCTTTCAAGTAGATCCCTATTATCTAAAAAAAGTTTTTTTTCATCTTCCAAGATTTCTATTGTATAGTCTAAATTTTCAAGAATACTTGCCATAATTTCCCTTTAGTGAAAGTACATAAGCCACAATACTATTTAAGTATTTTTCTTGGACTTGATTGTCTTTGCACGCATCATCGAAGAATAATATTGATTCATAATATTAAACTAGTTATACCGGAATATCCCACAGGGGATACCAGCGCTCCACTTCCTTTTCTATGGGAAGTTCTTTTTCCATGATAGAGCGAAGCCTGAACTCGTACCCCGAGTCCCTCTGTTTTCCCTTCGGCACAAAGGGGTAAAACGTTGCATGTTTGAAGTTATATATCCAGTAAACATCGGATTCGCCCCTGAATTTAAAAACAGCACACAGCAGTTGCTCGCCGAATTCGTGCTCTGTCAGGGTCTCGCTCACCATGTACAGTGTGGATACAAGGTCTTCAAATTCCGGGTCATTCAGAACAATCCACATGTAGCCGTAGGAATCCTTTTTTATACTGTACTGGGTATTGGTTTCCTTGCAGCTCTGCTGGAGCAGTTCCCTGATTTCGATTTCGGCGCTCAAAAACCTTGAAGCTTCAAGGGGTTTAAAACAAATGCCTGAGCCTTCTGATTTCAGAGCAAGGTTGGTGCTCAGTGTGACATAAGCTGTCGACATGGCAAACAGTTTATCAGGTTTGGGTTTTGGAAGCCGGCTTTTGCCAAGCAGCGAGTCAAGGAGTCCCATTCAGAACTCCATCCTCCGCTCCATCTCGGAGAGTGCCCGAATGCGCGCCTCGATTGTTGGATGCGTGGAGAAAAGATTCATTATCGAACCCCCGGAAATTGCAGGGACGATAAAGAACGCATTCATGCCTTCCACTTCCCTTAAATCCTGAGACGGCACCTGCTCCATCACGCCGCTGATTGCCATAAGCGCGGAGGCAAGATGTGAAGGCTGACCAGTGATTATAGCAGAACCCCTGTCTGCGGCAAACTCGCGGTACCTTGAAAGTGCACGTATGAGCAGGAAGCTTATAATCCATACGATAATCGAGACCACGAATATAATTATAGCTGCGCCGGCGCCTCTATCGCGGTCGCGACCTCCTCCTCCTCCCCACATCCCGAAGAAAATCATATTGCGCACGAGTAAAGCTGCGATAGTGGATAGAAAGCTCGCTATGGTGATAACAAGCATATCGCGGTTCTTGACATGGCTTAGCTCATGCGCCAGCACTGCTTCTATCTCGGGCTGGCTCAATTTCTGTTTCAGCGAGGTTGTAACAGCCACGACTGCGCTGTTCTTGCTCCTGCCTGTTGCGAATGCATTGGGAATGTTGCTCTCCACGATAGCAACTTTTGGCTTCGGCAGGTCTGCTATTGCACAGAGCCTTGCTATTGTTTCATGAAGCCTGGGTTCTTCCTGCTCGGTGACTATTCGCCCGCCAGTGCTCCACAGGACAAACCTGTCTGAAAAGAAAAACTGGAGAAACAGCACGAATAACATAATTATTATCAATATGTATGTCAACCCTCCGCCGAAAGTTAATATGACAGCCAGGAAGAAAAGATACAAAGCCGCCAGCAAGAACATTGTTAATATCATGCGTGCCTGAAGTCCGTAATCACGGTACCATTGTTTCATTTTAACCTCCTCCTCATAATGTACTCGCTTATATTAAAAACTGGCGATGGTATCAGGATATTCCAGGTCAGCCGATATACGGCTGCACATCGTCTTTTTTGTTTGAGGTCAGGTTCACTGTTAATGTTATGAAACGCAGTGGAACGCTTCCCGTATTCAACAGAGAATGTGCGGATATGGCTGGGATATATACCACATCGCCACGCGAGATTTCTTTTTGCTCTTCGCCTATGGTCATGATACCGTATCCTGAGAGGACGTAATATATCTCTTCGAAATCGGGGTGGTAATGGGGCGCGATGCTCTGATCGGGCTCAAGGGATGTATCATAGACCGCTGCGATACGTTTTGCTATGCTTGCAAGGTCAAGACCGTTTTCTATCTGTTTTACGAACATGGAATATCTGAAGCAACCGATAGATGCAGATGAACACAGATTAAAGTTCTCCCTTTTTCTCTTTTACCTTCTGTACAAGTTCAAAAATCTCATCAGCTTTTTCCCCGGTAATGCCAAGAGTTACAGAGCCTTCTCCCCCGTTTATGCCCCCGGCGCCTATCGGGAAAACATCCTCAGCCCCAAGCAGCGTGAGCGCCGCCACCTCGGTAACAACCGTGCCGCACAGCGGCATCATCCCTACGGGAAGACCTGTTGCCTTGCTGCAGCGCTGGATTCCTATTTTTCTTGAAATCTCAACTACTGAATATGGTATGGATTTTTCAAGACCAACAGGAATAACAAGGTTTACTCCTTTTGCCATTATGGCTCCCAATATGCTTCCCGTGGTGCCGCCCTGCGGGTTTGCCATCATGACGCCTGCAACGCCACAGGGATCAAGGGCATTTGCCCCTTTTATGACCACATCCCCGGAACCCATTTCCTTTATGATGCCGTCGTCCTTCACCTGCTTCCCGTCGCGAAGCGCAATCGCGGGCAGGCGCGCCTCGATTGGAACGACCGTGGTTGTGCCGTCAATGTATCCTGCCCCGTATCTTGCGTGCTCTATCTTCTTTCCAGTAAGCTCCTCTGCCACATACGCATTGGTACTGCCGAGGGTTATCAGGATTATTCCCTTCTTCAGCGCCTGCTGGATGACAGGAAGCTTTTTTACTCCCATGGCAATAATTCGCTTCGATTCTGCCGGTGTTAATGTTATCTGGATTTGTTTCATAAGCTCACCACTGCTCCTTAGAAGAGAGTTTGTTTTTCAGAGTATAAATAGTTGGTTCTGTGGTCAGGATTCAGCCTGGAAGCGGGATAACGGATAACGTAGTTAAGCTTAATTAATCCTGAACCCTTCAAAATGTCTGTAAGAATTATGAAAGAAGAAAGAAAAATCAGATATAAGGAGAAAAACGATTATATCGTAAGCAGTTTGGAGGCTATTCCCGAAGAGCCCGAAACAGACCTTGAAATAAAGGGCATATTTTACAGCCTGCATACATCCATCGAAGCTGCAATGGATCTGGTGGCAATGCTTTTAAAAGACGGCGGGAAAAAAGTCGAAGATGATTATGCAAATATAGAAGCGCTGGAGGAATCCGGGATAATTACTTCCCAGCTTGCTCTGGGGCTGAAAAAATGCAATGGTTTGAGAAACTACCTTGTTCATAGATACAACAAAATGGATGATAAGATAGCATTGGGTTCAGTCGAAGAGGTCAGGAAAGTCCTCTATGATTTTATAGATGTTGTGGAGGAATTTTTAAAATGAACATGGGGGAAATCAAAAATGACCTGAAACTCTTGAAGGACTATGAGGTGATTCTTTTTGGCTCGTTTGTGTCCGGCGAATTCAGAGAGGGTTCGGATATAGATGTGGCAGTGATTACAAGAAGTAAAGATAATGATAGAAACCTTGAACTTTTAAAGAGCTTTATGGGAAAAGCCAGACCGATATATGATATAAGGATTTTCGAGCTTCTGCCGCTCAAGCTGAAGGCATCGGCGGTGGGCTGCTACTCGGTTCTTTATGGCGATGAGCTTGAGATTTCCGAGTATTTTTATGAATTTAGGAAGCAATGGGACGACCAGAAGCACAGGATTATGGGGGGGTATTTTGGAAGCTACAGGGAGAAGATTGCCGCGATGAAAGCTGGTCGTTGAGCTAACTTTTATTCATAACCTACTCCTACCAAGAAGCAAGAAAAAGAGGAGCTTGATAGAATATCTCACAGTCACAGAAATAATAGAAATTCATGACGATATTATAAGAAAATATGGTGGTACTGGAGGAATACGGGACGAGGGAACACTGCAATTATTGGTTTATAAAATGAATTGCGAAAAGAACGTTTTCAGGCGGGCAGCTTTAGCATTGCATATGATAGCAGTGAGTCATCCATTTTTTGATGGAAATAAGAGGACGGCATTTGCTTTGGCAGAAAACGAGCTTGGAGAGGCGGGCTATTATTTAAATGAAAAACCTGAAGAAATAGTCGCTTTAATGCAAAATATAGCAGAATATGAATGCTCTCTAAAAGCTGTGGAAAAATGGATCAAAGAAAAAGCCAAATCACATGTTGGCTAACATTTTGAAAGCTTTATCATGCCGGCGCATCGTTTCTTCTAAGAGCTTCCTTTTTTTAGGAGATAATCCCATTTCCCTTTCTGCAACTATTGCGGGCTCGATTATTTCCTGAGCTTCTTTTTTTGAATAGTTCGCCATTGTAAGTTTTAATTGAGTATCATTCTATTTAAGGCATTGTTGGGATGCACAACTCCTAACGTCTGTAGTCACCGACTCCGCACTGGAAGTTGCGGAGCATCCCTGCATGGATGCTCGATAGTTTGCGTTTCAGTCGGTTTACTTTATTTTCGTCTTTCTTATCAGGCGCAGGTATGCCATTCACCATTCACTAAACTTCCGACTTGCGCTTTAATATCCCAGATATACCTGCGATCCCGATAGGAACTAAAATCCATCCAGCTATTTTCAGTAATGTCCCAATTGTTGTAAAATTTATGCTCACCATGCCCAACTGCATATATTCTGAGGAAGGATTCCAGTCTGCACCCGAAGGGATTTCTACAGGGAGAAACAGGTTGAAACAAAACCAAAAAGCTTCAAAATAAGAATCTTGAGGCTGTATCATGGGTGGCGTTTTGATATCTGGTTTTAACACAACCGCACCCGGCTGATGGTAGATTATTGCTCCAACTATAAGAATGGGTACAATAAAATAGAGAAGTTTTTTGACCTTAACTCCATATCCAGTCAAGCAGAAAAGAATAGTGTCTTTTAGCCACCACCCCCACCCATTTATCTTTTCTAATTCTTTACGTTCTCTACGTCTCCCTTCGTAATAGACGTCGTCTGCAAGATCATCCTTTCCAGCCCTGCGGAATGTTTGTTCAAGCTGTGTAAAGGGTTGCCGATCGTATGGTCTGAGGTGATCCATCAGTGGTTTCCATATGGAGGTGGGCTGAATGCTATTGTATTCGCATCCACGCAAGTCAATTTTTACTTTTTGGTATATGCTTAGCTTACCATTTTCTCCAAAATCGATTTTTCCGAATAAAGCATCTTCAAAACTGATGTCATTGGCAAAAATTGTCCCCTTAAAATCAGCATCCGCCCCGATATGAGCACTATTGAAGTTGGCTTTTTCCTTGAACGTAGCTTCGGTGAAGACAGCTTCACCACTAATATTAATGTCTCCAAAATCACCATCATCCTCAAAAGTAGCTGATTTAAAGATGGCATGTCCCTCGATTTTGGCACTATTAAAGTTGGCCTTACCCTTATGGATGTTTAGCTTACCATCTTCGCTCCTCGCAATGAATTCATCGGTTCTACCGTCATCGATTGTCAGGATTGCTTTAGTTTTTTCGTCGTTAAGTCTTAGCAAAATAGAATTTTTTTCAGTAGATACCTTTATGGTCTTAGCGTCATCGATTTTTTTAATTTTTGCTGATTCTACCCAATCAATACCATAATTCTGTTTTAGAAAGTCTATGAGTCTTACGCTGTCGTTTCCTGGGATATTATCCCAGCTAAACATATATCCCTTGAACTTGGCTCCGGTGAACTCAGCATTACCGAGGATCCGGGCCTTCACAAAGTTAACATCGCCCTCAAAAGTAGCAGCGTTAAAGAAAGCAGCACCATCAATCTGGGCACTGTTGAAATTAGCCGATTCCCTAAACACGACGCCAGTGAATTGAGCGACACCACCAATCCTGGCGAATAGAAAGTCAGCCCTCCGCTCAAAGTTACACTTATAAAAGAAAGCATCCTTCTCGAACCGGGCCAATGCAAAGTCGGTATCACCAACAAAGATAGCTTGGTTAAATATAGCATGCCCTTCGATGTGGGCAATGTTGAAATCAGCCTTTTTCTTAAACTTGGCTTCAGTGAACTGAGCTGAACCACCAATTTCCCCCCCTATAAATTCAGCTTTATCCTCAAAAGTAACCGGGGGAAGGTATATCTTTAGCTCATTTTTATCCAACCTCGCGATTAATTCAGTGGTTTCATTGTCATATTCTAGGGTTACAGTTTTTTCATCGTTAAGTTTTAGCGAAATAGAATTGTTTTCATTAAATACCATTATGGTCTTACCGTCATCGGTTTTTTCAATATTTGCTGACTTTACCCAGTCAAAGCCAAGATATTGCTTTACCCAGTCAAAGCCAAGATATTGCTTTAGAGATTCTCTAAGTTTCTCTTCATCATCCTTTCCTGGAATTTTATTCCAGCTAAACAAATCATATAATCCAAAGAAAGCATGCCCTTGGATGTGAATACTATTGAAGTTAGCCTTTTTCTTAAACCGGACTCCAACGAACTCAGCACTACCACCGATTTGGGCACTTCCAAAGTCGGCCTCGTCCTCAAAAGTGCTTTTATTAAATTTTATATTTTTAAAAGCAGCTTCGCGAAATGTAGCCTTTTTGAATTTTGTAAGCCGACTGTAAAAAACTCCTGTAGCCGTGATATTAGAAAATTCCGCTCCCCCCAAAAAGGTCGCATGATCCAGAAAGATATCCTTCTCTAAAGTAACCTCCGTAAAGGTAGCATCCGCTTCAAATATCGAGTTCTTTAGGTTTAGAACTCGTTTGAAATCTGCATAAGAACAATCCACGGGACCTTTAAACCTCGTCCGCTGAATTGTGATCTCTCCTTCGACATTTGCCGACTTGAGAATGAAGGGTTCGTTGATAACCGCGTTTTCAATCTCAACGCTCCTCCCACCCTTGATGGCCTTAACGACTTCTTCAGCAGAAATTGTTCTATCCTTTTCATCCGAATCATCTGGAAATTTTAATTCCAGGACAGGGGAGTTGGCTTCTTTTTTCATCTTACCACCCATATGGAAAATTTCCTTTATTTGTTGGCTTGGGTTATTCCGCGATATTTACAATATCCAAGAGGGGTATAAATAATTTACTCCCAGAGTGCCGATTTCCATATCTAAAGAAGTTGTTCTGGATTACTACCGCTTTTACGAGCATGAGTCTAATCTCCTGAAGTCACTCTATACCCCGTCCTTAATGATACACGGCTTGCTATCGTTTTTTGCCTATAAACTTTTCTCACCAGACGAACAGTTCTGCGATGAAATGTATTTCTCCACCACTTCCAAAGCCCTGCCCGACCGAGCAGCCAGAAGCCACTGAATGATCTCTACACCTCAAGGCAGATTCCCTTCCCCGCTCAGCTCATGCTGCCTCTCGATATTCATCTTGATCAATATCTCAAAAATCCTCTTTACCTCCTCCCCATCCAGCCCTCTCTCAGTCGCCGCATTCGCCACCCTGTCCAGGACGATTTTATTCTGCTCCACGTCATTTATCGCCTTCCCCTCGGCTCTCTTTGCCTCAAGCACGTCCTTTGCCAGCGCCGTCCTGTGCTCGATAAGGTTGAGTATCTGGTTATCCAGCTTCTCGATTTTAGCCCGAACTTCTCTCAGCGGCATGTTCTCGCACCAGTATTATTCACCTTGGTTCTTATCACTTTTCCACCCATGCGGCGCCACATAGGCTCAAGTTTATCCAGAAGTTCTGAGCTTCCAAGAGCAGTGTACGCTGGACCTGTGCCGGATAAGCTCACCCCCTCAATACCCGTATCGAGCGCCGCAAACATCGGCTCGGTGCTGAAGCCGAGCGCAGCGCAGTACAGGAATCCGTTCAAGGTCATGGCTTTCTCATAATCCCCGGCAAGCGCTTCGTTATATGCAAGCTCGATCCATTGTCCTATGAGCCTTGAGCGCGCCACGTTCGTACTTGAACTAAAAACTTTCTTCGGAGGCGCAAGGATGAGCACTTCTGAATCGCGCTCCACTCTTGAGATAAGCTCATTTTTTTTGTTGTCGGTGATAACAAAGCCTCCAAGCATGGAGGCACAGGCATCATCAAACGCTCCTGTGATTGTCACTTTTGAATCAAGCGCCGCCTGCACGCCTATAGTTATTGCTTCAAGTGGCTGGAGTTTTTCACCGAGCGCATCGAGGGTTGCGAGCACCGCTGCATTTGCGGCTGCGCTTGAGCTTTTAAGTCCGCTTGCTATGGGTATCTCACTTTTTGTCGAAACCTTTGCGCCGTAGTTTGAGTCGAATCGAAGAAGAGTAAGTTCAACACAGTGCTCGATAAGTTTGGTGTCACCTCCTTCTTCCATGTATCCCTTAATCTTTTTATCATCTGTGAGTATAACTTCAGCTTCGGTACGCAGGTCAATGCCGAAGGCTGCGCCTTTCCATGTGGCGATTGCGTTGATTATTGTGCCTGCGCCGAAAGCACAGGCGTATCCGGATTGCTTCATTTATTCACCTGCCCAATCATATTCCGCAAAACTTTCAATTCCTTTAAAACCTGTTCTTTCTTAAAATCAACTGTATTTTCTTCGCGATCGTATTTACCTAAAAGCCCGTTAACGTAATCAAGTTCTTCAAGTGTGGATTCTAACTCTGGTACGTAAATAGCAAGTTCATCAAGTGGAATCACAGCAGCCGTACCTTTTTCTGTCCTCTGTTCGAGTCTATTGACCGCAATAATGAAATTATACTTTTGAAAGCCAAATGCCCTTGAAATATTTCTAGCAATTCCCTTTATCTGCTGTGCCCGTTTTGCTTTTAGGCTCTGATACTTGGACATGGAATCCTTATATTCGATAAACAGCATTGCATCGTCACTCCATAGAACAGCATCAAACTCCACCTTGTTTGCCATGTTTTTGAACGCATTAACGTTAAAAAGCACAGCGTTACACCACTTGAGATTTAATTTACTGCGCAAAGCCTGCTCTGTTTTCTGAATGTCAGGGCGCAATTTTAGAGTGTAGGGTTCAGCTTTCAGTTCCATCTTCAGCACCTCTAATTTATTATTTCCATTCTCACAGTCGTGAACACAGGTCCTCTTGTATCTATCTTCTTCTTTAATCCAGTAATATACCTCTGCGCAATCGGGTCAATCCTGATATTTATCTCTGACGGCACCTTGATTATTCTCACTCTTGTCTCAGAGCCTTCACCTCTTTGCGCCGCATCCTCTATCTCTCTGGCGCAGCGTGCAGCAAATGCATCTACATACCTGATACCAGTGCTCACACCGTTCTTAAAAGCGTCATCCCATCGCGAAGTTCTGGGCAGTCCAAGGATGTCGTTCTTATAAGAGATTATCTCGTTCATCGCCGCAGGACCGCAGAGCTTGGTATTCTCCTCAGGCTCCACAACCTTCACGCGGATATTCTTGTCAAACAACTGTCCTTCCCACGCAATAAATTCGCAGGGGCTCGGGGTATTTCCGTACTGTTCGCATGTCGTTACGATAGCATCCTGTATCTCCTTCCCTATCTCGGTCGCCGGTGCATCTTCCACATATATCATGGCTGCAATCTCGCTATCCGACATCACCCAATTCGTCTTGTACTGGAACTGGGGATACGAAAGTGCGCGCACATCCATGGAATCGTGCAGTATCATCGCCAGCCGCTCAACTCCCATGCCGAGATTCATCACAGGGTAAGGGATGTTGTACTGCGAGAGCGCAGAGGGCGAGTATATTCCAAAGGTAGCAACTTCCACCCAGCCGTCGCTGTATTTTGTCTTCGAACCAACAAGTTTAGGATGGAATGCAAAAACCTCGGTCTGGGTATCTGGAACATAGTATTTGCTGCGCTTTTCATCGGGTCTGAAGGTGAAATTCGAAAACCCGAATTGCGATAGAAGCCCTGCAGCCACGGCTTTCCCGTCATCCACGCTCACGTTTTCATCCATTATCACGCATGAGGCGGAATAGTAAGCCATGAGGCGTGTGGCATCCTCTGCCTGCTCGCGCCGGAAGCACCTGTCCACAGAGAAAAGTTTTATTGGCGTCTTTCGATAATCGCGCAGCTCTCCAAGGCTTATGAACCAGCCCGAGGTCATGTGGCTCCGAAGCGTATTCAGGGAACATACAGGAACCAGTGATTTGAATTCAGGGAATACACGGTCTATCATCACAGCCACTTTGGAATCCGAGACTTTCAATTGCGAAGCAATCTCAGGCACCAGGTCATCCCCTTCTATCTCGCCTTTCTTGTAGGAATGAAGTATCTGCCTTATCTTTTCCACTCCTTCATCGCTTATTTCCCCAAGGATGCTTTTTATCTCTTCTATCCTCTCATCCGAAATCCCCACGTTCGGCCTTGGAAGACCTCCGATGTAGAAGCAGCGATCAAGCACAGCAAGCGCTTCGTATCCGAATTGTTTGTGTATTTCCCTGTCCTCCACGATTATGGGGTTCAGGAACTCTTCAAAACCTAATCTCATATATGCTTCACGCAGGCGCTGGATGGTATGGAAGACTGGATGGGGTTTGCCGTAGTTTAAGTGGTAACGCGGGTATTTCTCATTTATGCCCGGCATTGAAACGTATTTTTTTCCTTCGTTCCACGCAGCGTCAAAATCTTTCTTCGCCGCTTCTTTAATTTCTTCAGGTTCGAATTTCATTGCTCACTTTTCTCCGATAACTGGATTTATGAACCCGCCCCTCATCATCTGGTCAACCAGCACAAGCGCAACCATGGCTTCCGCTACAGGAACTATACGGGGCGGGATGGATGGGTCATGGCGCCCGATGATTTTTATTTTTGTCTCTTCCATACTGCTCATATCAATGGTACTCTGCTCCTTTGAAATCGAAGGTGTGGGTTTCACGGCAATCCTGCATACGATAGGCTGCCCGTTGCTTATGCCTCCAAGAATCCCGCCTGCGTTATTGGTAAGCGCCGTTATCTTTCCATCCTTAACAGCAATGGGGTCGTTCATCCGGCTCCCCTTCATAAGCGCGCATTTAAACCCTGCCCCTATCTCAACGCCTTTTACTGCACCGATGCTCATCAATGCCTTCGCCAGTTCTGCACTCAGCTTATCGAATACAGGCTCGCCCACGCCGGCAGGTACACCGAGGCTGAGTACTTCAACAATTCCACCCACACTATCGCCTTCGCTTCTTGCGGCGTGAATCATAGCCTGCATTTCCACAGCCGCTTCTATATCAGCGCATCTCACAGGGTTTTTTTCCGTATTTTCGCGGATTTCTTCGAAATTCGACGATTTTGCACGAATACC contains the following coding sequences:
- a CDS encoding shikimate kinase encodes the protein MKQSGYACAFGAGTIINAIATWKGAAFGIDLRTEAEVILTDDKKIKGYMEEGGDTKLIEHCVELTLLRFDSNYGAKVSTKSEIPIASGLKSSSAAANAAVLATLDALGEKLQPLEAITIGVQAALDSKVTITGAFDDACASMLGGFVITDNKKNELISRVERDSEVLILAPPKKVFSSSTNVARSRLIGQWIELAYNEALAGDYEKAMTLNGFLYCAALGFSTEPMFAALDTGIEGVSLSGTGPAYTALGSSELLDKLEPMWRRMGGKVIRTKVNNTGARTCR
- the htpX gene encoding zinc metalloprotease HtpX produces the protein MKQWYRDYGLQARMILTMFLLAALYLFFLAVILTFGGGLTYILIIIMLFVLFLQFFFSDRFVLWSTGGRIVTEQEEPRLHETIARLCAIADLPKPKVAIVESNIPNAFATGRSKNSAVVAVTTSLKQKLSQPEIEAVLAHELSHVKNRDMLVITIASFLSTIAALLVRNMIFFGMWGGGGGRDRDRGAGAAIIIFVVSIIVWIISFLLIRALSRYREFAADRGSAIITGQPSHLASALMAISGVMEQVPSQDLREVEGMNAFFIVPAISGGSIMNLFSTHPTIEARIRALSEMERRMEF
- a CDS encoding type II toxin-antitoxin system death-on-curing family toxin, with product MIEYLTVTEIIEIHDDIIRKYGGTGGIRDEGTLQLLVYKMNCEKNVFRRAALALHMIAVSHPFFDGNKRTAFALAENELGEAGYYLNEKPEEIVALMQNIAEYECSLKAVEKWIKEKAKSHVG
- a CDS encoding pentapeptide repeat-containing protein gives rise to the protein MNNRVGDILAEKLVSVNLNDSVQATLEEAKNIRVEKIMVHDETGNFWVVSSWKLRLLDPNITLKQAYDEKKEIFEKVKTVSIDEEISKIISDLYELPGLIVIEEGKIKGFVSLADYLAEFEQKPLDIIKEKAKIKEGLVGIDLHESYLVGIDLPDANMRGADLSKADLSKANLRNANLTVANLSNGNLTDAKLVRAKLRDANLKDAILINADLRNAELWYANLQDAQLQGAILRDAILFRANLKSAKLENADLYNAGLMSANLEGADLSNADIRNANLKYATFDEKTKLSGIKINSITIDNLTESALKAEWDPEIKQYLKKKYG
- a CDS encoding DUF86 domain-containing protein produces the protein MKEERKIRYKEKNDYIVSSLEAIPEEPETDLEIKGIFYSLHTSIEAAMDLVAMLLKDGGKKVEDDYANIEALEESGIITSQLALGLKKCNGLRNYLVHRYNKMDDKIALGSVEEVRKVLYDFIDVVEEFLK
- a CDS encoding nucleotidyltransferase domain-containing protein; its protein translation is MNMGEIKNDLKLLKDYEVILFGSFVSGEFREGSDIDVAVITRSKDNDRNLELLKSFMGKARPIYDIRIFELLPLKLKASAVGCYSVLYGDELEISEYFYEFRKQWDDQKHRIMGGYFGSYREKIAAMKAGR
- a CDS encoding cupin domain-containing protein; this translates as MFVKQIENGLDLASIAKRIAAVYDTSLEPDQSIAPHYHPDFEEIYYVLSGYGIMTIGEEQKEISRGDVVYIPAISAHSLLNTGSVPLRFITLTVNLTSNKKDDVQPYIG
- a CDS encoding chorismate mutase — translated: MPLREVRAKIEKLDNQILNLIEHRTALAKDVLEAKRAEGKAINDVEQNKIVLDRVANAATERGLDGEEVKRIFEILIKMNIERQHELSGEGNLP
- a CDS encoding pentapeptide repeat-containing protein, whose amino-acid sequence is MKKEANSPVLELKFPDDSDEKDRTISAEEVVKAIKGGRSVEIENAVINEPFILKSANVEGEITIQRTRFKGPVDCSYADFKRVLNLKNSIFEADATFTEVTLEKDIFLDHATFLGGAEFSNITATGVFYSRLTKFKKATFREAAFKNIKFNKSTFEDEADFGSAQIGGSAEFVGVRFKKKANFNSIHIQGHAFFGLYDLFSWNKIPGKDDEEKLRESLKQYLGFDWVKQYLGFDWVKSANIEKTDDGKTIMVFNENNSISLKLNDEKTVTLEYDNETTELIARLDKNELKIYLPPVTFEDKAEFIGGEIGGSAQFTEAKFKKKADFNIAHIEGHAIFNQAIFVGDTDFALARFEKDAFFYKCNFERRADFLFARIGGVAQFTGVVFRESANFNSAQIDGAAFFNAATFEGDVNFVKARILGNAEFTGAKFKGYMFSWDNIPGNDSVRLIDFLKQNYGIDWVESAKIKKIDDAKTIKVSTEKNSILLRLNDEKTKAILTIDDGRTDEFIARSEDGKLNIHKGKANFNSAKIEGHAIFKSATFEDDGDFGDINISGEAVFTEATFKEKANFNSAHIGADADFKGTIFANDISFEDALFGKIDFGENGKLSIYQKVKIDLRGCEYNSIQPTSIWKPLMDHLRPYDRQPFTQLEQTFRRAGKDDLADDVYYEGRRRERKELEKINGWGWWLKDTILFCLTGYGVKVKKLLYFIVPILIVGAIIYHQPGAVVLKPDIKTPPMIQPQDSYFEAFWFCFNLFLPVEIPSGADWNPSSEYMQLGMVSINFTTIGTLLKIAGWILVPIGIAGISGILKRKSEV